Genomic segment of Sodaliphilus pleomorphus:
CTTCGACGACCCTATGGCCAACCCCGTGCGCATCCCCAGCAACGTAGAAGGCGGCTGGGGCAATGTAGGGGCGGTGAGCAGCACGCGCACGCTCACCTACGGTTTCTGGCGCGTGGGGCACCAGTAGCCTGGCAATTTGCACAAGAGCCTGGCACAGCAAAACAGATTGCGCCAGAACCCACATGGCGGGGTTCTGGCGCAATCGTTGTCGTTGAGAGGCTGTGTGTGTAGCCAGAGTGAGGTTACTTGCAGGCGCTGCAGGGAGTCCAGGGCTTGAGCTGCTTGAAGAAGTCGTTGCCCTTGTCGTCGACAAGGATGAAGGCCGGGAAGTCTTTGACTGTGATTTTCCAGATGGCTTCCATGCCCAGCTCGGGATACTCAACACACTCGATGCTCTTGATGGAGTCTTGCGAGAGCACTGCGGCCACGCCGCCTATGGTGCCCAGGTAGAAACCGCCATGCTTCTTGCAGGCATCGGTCACCACCTGCGTGCGGTTGCCCTTGGCAATCATCACCAGCGAGCCGCCGTGGTCCTGGAACTCGTCGACATAGGGGTCCATGCGGTTGGCCGTGGTGGGACCCATGCTGCCGCAGGGGTAGCCTTGGGGCGTCTTGGCCGGGCCGGCATAGAGGATGGGGTGATCCTTGAAATACTGAGGCAGGTCCTCGCCCTTGTCGAGGCGGGCCTTGAGCTTGGCGTGGGCGATGTCGCGAGCCACGATGATGGTGCCGTTGAGGCTCACACGGGTGCTCACGGGGTACTTGGTGAGCTCCTTGCGCACGGCGTCGATACCCTTGTCGAGGTCGATCACAATGCCGCCCTTGCCCTCACCAGGCTGGCGATACTGCTCGGGGATGAGCTCGCCTGGATTGTCGTCCATCTTCTCGAGCCAGATGCCGTCGCGGTTGATCACTGCCTTGATGTTGCGGTCGGCCGAGCAGCTCACGCCCATGCCAATGGGGCAACTGGCGCCGTGGCGCGGCAGGCGTATCACACGTATGTCGTGGGCCAGGTACTTGCCGCCAAACTGGGCGCCCAGCCCAATCTTGTGGGCCTCGTCGAGCAGCTTGGCCTCGAGGTCAACGTCGCGGAAGGCGCGGCCCGTCTCGTCGCCGGTGGTGGGCAGGTTGTCGTAGTATTTGATCGAGGCCAGCTTCACGGTGAGCAGGTTTTTCTCGGCACTGGTACCGCCTAT
This window contains:
- a CDS encoding fumarate hydratase; the encoded protein is MANTPEFKYAPMFQLGKDDTEYRLLTKEGVSTSTFEGKEILKVTPEALTLLSQQAFHDCEFMLRRAHNLQVAQILKDPEASENDKYVALQFLRNAETAVKGVLPFCQDTGTAIIHGEKGQQVWTGFSDEEALSRGVYNTYTNDNLRYSQNAPLTMYDEVNTRCNLPAQIDIEATEGAEYRFVMVAKGGGSANKTYFYPMTKATIQNEGTLLPFLVEKMKSLGTAACPPYHIAFVIGGTSAEKNLLTVKLASIKYYDNLPTTGDETGRAFRDVDLEAKLLDEAHKIGLGAQFGGKYLAHDIRVIRLPRHGASCPIGMGVSCSADRNIKAVINRDGIWLEKMDDNPGELIPEQYRQPGEGKGGIVIDLDKGIDAVRKELTKYPVSTRVSLNGTIIVARDIAHAKLKARLDKGEDLPQYFKDHPILYAGPAKTPQGYPCGSMGPTTANRMDPYVDEFQDHGGSLVMIAKGNRTQVVTDACKKHGGFYLGTIGGVAAVLSQDSIKSIECVEYPELGMEAIWKITVKDFPAFILVDDKGNDFFKQLKPWTPCSACK